The Hippoglossus hippoglossus isolate fHipHip1 chromosome 21, fHipHip1.pri, whole genome shotgun sequence genomic sequence AAATGGAAGAACCGGCGCAGGAGCGTCAACTCTGACATcgtgaagaagaaagaggagcgTGACCAGATCGAGCAGGTTACCATCGGCGGTAACAGGAGGTCCAAGACCTTCAAGGAGATGcaagaggagaggtgaggaggaataaGAACACCTGATTCGGTTGTTTTGATAGTGCTTGATGATAGATCCTGTTTTTTTACTTGGAAAAAACAAGGCTCACTGagtttcttcctcttttacgTCCTGTCTACCCTCGGAGGTGGATCCTTCGCTGAGGTAAACCTAAGAGAAGGTGTGAATGAGATGTTTTGCAGATTTGAACACAGAGAGTCTCTCAGTCATTgtggaaatgtaatttaatcaCGGCTCACAACCTGCCAACCTGCCCCTCTTTTACTGCCCCACCTTCCTTTGCCCGCTGCTATTCAACTGtgctcctcctcgtctctcacTGCCCTCCCCATTTCATCTCCCTGTGCCCATCTTCATCTTTAATCCTATCCAtcacttttttccccttttaatCTCATcacctttcttctcctctgtccgGTCCACAGAGAcaataaagggaaaaaaagtcttGGCAGTCGTCTCGGATCTCTGGCTTACCTGGACGACGAGGAGGACGTGTTTGAGAGACCCGTCACCTCCCCTCGTACCCGAACCCTCCCCGCCAGGAGCTTCACTATTGACACTCCTTACAATTATTTCGAGCCCTCTGAGCCTTCTCTGAAAGAGGACGACCCACCTGCTGCCTCCCCAGCCACGGGCAGGGCCGCTTCCCCTCCCACCTCGCGGCGAGTCGACGTTGTGGACCGTCCTGCAGGCAGAGACACCACGACCACCATCACTCCcaacctccctccctccagccgAGGCTCTCTCCTCAACTCTGCTGCAGGTGCACCTTTACAGAGGAGTGCCGTCTCAGAACGCAGCAGACCCAccaagacagaggagaaaaccaCGACTGTCGTCTCAGAACGCAGCAGACCCAccaagacagaggagaaaaccaCGACcgtcgtctcctcctccagcgcCCTACAAAAGGTGGCAGAGCCGAGACGCCCATTCTTGCGCGCACAAACGGAGGTGGAGGCCCCCTCCCCTGGTTTTCTGTACAAACAACAACCGCAGCCCAGCTCGATGGAACCCAAACCTCCCGGGGTGTCTCATGTTTCCGCCTCCCTCCCCAGGAGCTACCAGAAATCGGATAGCGCACGTCTAACCTCAGTTGTCACGGCAAGGCCCTTCGGGACCCAGGCCTCCCGCATCACCTCACTTCCGCGAGTCTTCGCAGTAAGTACTAGATGATTTTACAACCAAACACAACCTACCAGTGCTGCACAAACGAAGGGCATCTAGAGGATGTTAAGTGTTGGTAAGAAATGTTTGCCTCTGTGATCAGGTGccattttatttgtcttgaGTGCATCGGTGTTACCCATCAGTACGATCTGATTACTGTGTTAATAATGGATGAGGTCAGTGTTTTTATAATGCTAACTACTAGAGCAGCTATTTTCAGCCTTCTCACATTCATTACAGTTACAGCAAATGCAATAGAGTGTTTCACACACGTTTAAAGAGCTGATCCGCTAATTTCATCAATCAGCCATTTGTTGTTCAATAAAGTTTTACACTCTTACGGCCCGAACATTCTTTATAACTCTGCATTCATCCGTGACAGATGGGCGACCCTAACAAGCGCGTCAACGGCGACGCCTCTAAGAAGTCGTCGGTGCCGAGCCGCTATCACCAGTTCATGACCCCCGAGGACGAGGCTCACTCCAGCTCGGCCCACAGcagtgaagatgaggaggaagaggaggaggaggaggcagcggtgACATGGGGCAAGACCGCGCCGAAGAGTGTCACCTTGACTCAGAGCACCTCGCCCGTCCCTGCTCCTCCAGTCAGGAGAGAAGCTCCAGTCACTCCTGCTCCAGTCAGTCCTGCTCCAGTCAGTCCTGCTCCAGCCAAAGAAAGCAGCCAGGTATTTAATTACCTGCTGTTGACACAACAgatcagctgttttcttttctcctgcatTGAAGGCATTAAAAAATAATGCGGCTTTGTTAACACGAATTGTATTTAAGACTCACTCTGACGGAGAATTCACATAATTTTACGTGAAACCTAATGCatcataaacatattttttttattttctgtataagTTGCTGCGCTGTTGAAATTAAAGAATAGCAACAGGTTCATTGACAACAATACCTGacattctctcctctctcctgggTGATGGAAAGTCAGCACCAAGTTTTTATGCTTGTAAGAGCTTGTAACAGGTGAGTGTCGTTCATCTCCACTCACCTGTGCTGGTGTTTGGTTTGTAGGAGAACTACTGCGACATGCGGATCAACCTGAACCAGAAGcccaacagcagcagagactttGGCTTCCAGGCAGCCTGGGACTCAACCGGAGCTCGCGTCACGACCATCGCGCCAGGTAACAGACGACCTTCAGACAAAGGGATTTTAATAGTGTAGGAATAACTTTATTCAAAGGCAATCGGGCAACGTTAAACTTTGACATCCCCAGTGGTTAAACTACAGACTGACAACGGTTATATCTCCCTCTGGGTTCACAGATTCATGGTTCTCACATTGGGAGCTTTTGTATTTCACAGCTGGGCTCTGCTGGTTAGGCGTCAGCAGGTTTTTCAGTCCACTTCAGCGGCAGTGCCAGACTTAAGTAGGGCAACATCTATCTGGGTCAGATCTGCTGGGCCTGAGCCTCTTTCCACTGATTCTCCACCTCCACATGACTAAATGACtaaatgaatgtatttttccAACACATACGTACGTACTCTGGAACTCTGTCACACCAGCATCAGCGTTCATTGTGTTTAAGCCTGTTGTATGTTTGTTCCATCACGTCATGTCGTATGTtacctttcttttcttcttcatgtcttTAGGTATAAGAACAATAACATTTCTATAAATGTGCCCGTGTTAGCCAGCGGGCGGATCTTGATTTTCACTGCAGTTCTTTGGCAAAATGTTGTAAAACCTATGAAGGGAGAGGTTAAGAAACACGAGACGGAAAGATGCAGAATGAGACACGAGATGGCGCACTATTCAATGTCAAGGTTATTGGTTTGTCATTACATAGCCATGTAAAAATCCACATGCAGCAGAATGAGATATTGTTCCTCACAGGACCAGATAATAAGTAAAAGAATCAAGCATGCAAAGaaaaattaaaagcaacaaGAGGCAGCAAAACACTCTTGCTGTAAAATGACCAGGTTCATTGTTCAGTGCAAACAAAGTAGTTTACAGCAACAGAACATAAATGAACAATCCtattgggcggctgtggctcagaaggtAGGGCGGGTCGTCCACCAACAAGAAGGTTGGTCGttcaatccccagctcctccattTGGCATGAAGTGTCCTTGAACTGCAAATTGCCCCTGAGGGCTGTGCCGACGGTGTTTAAATGAACTGTGAATTAAACTATACTGTAAAGTGCTtggagtggtcatcaagactagaatgCACTGAACATCCAAAACATACCATTTATTGTTATCTGGCACAAATTACTGATTCAGATCAATAAGTCACAGATGAAATATGATGGtctgtaaatggtctgtatttttatatatacgcttttctagtcttgatgaccactcaaagcactttacagtcatccacatccacacatacacactcacattcatgcagtgtgtctatgggcagcactttttctatgagggctgaccaaggacactttggcaggcagatggggaagactgggatcaaaccaccgacttTCTGTGGTTCCCGACTTTTTCTCTTCAATGTTAATCAACAGTATTTATCTATTAATTAATAACTGGGACGTTAATATAGATAGTTCAAAGGTTGGTAAGAATTTTAATATCACACATTGAACATGTAAGTGGTGTAGTGCAAGAACATAATTGTcaattattattgaattatcAATACCACATTGTTAATACAATACTGGTAGATTAAGGTTTAGGTTCTTAGGTTAAAAAGAATACAGCATAGAAATAAAGATAGAAAGGCAGGTCCAAAATTCCAAGACCACTTTCCCATTCAAGCATGGAAAGTATTTTGTTACTCAGTAGATTTTGTAGAAGACCTTAAGTCTTATGTGTTCTTGCATTGAGGTTATAGCTTTACAATGTCGATCTCAGTAAATTACACTGTTACCACAATAGCCACGTTATTGTCTATGTTAGATATTCAGCATCTTATGGACCAAGGTGTGATAAAACGTATCCCTCTGTGTGGCGCAGGCAGCCCGGCTGAGATGTGCCAGCTCCAGGCCGGAGACGAGGTGCTGTCCGTGAacagccagcaggtggcagaaATGAGCTACACAGACTGGAAGTCCTGCATGGAGGAGGCGCTGCAGGATGGCAGCCTGGTCATGGATGTTCGCCGTCATGGCAAAAACAGTGAGTCATCCGACCACCGTGCGCGTGTGCGTGAGGTTGACGTGAACCACTTTGAGGGTCACATTCCTGGGCTGACAGTCCCACTTATGCATCGTGCGTTGCTAAACAGTTTTGACACTTTAAATTGGTGCGTAAACTATTGTGAAATCATCCATGAATGATTTCATGACAGTGAAACGGTGAAGGACCCGTGAGGCTTTTTCTCCTCGTCTAATGAAGAGAAACTGTTATTGTGGGGACCTCTGAGGCTTTTAGTCCTCCCTGTGCGTCTTTTTCTCACACTGTTTTTCCATAATCTTCTGGTCATTTCGTCTTTTGTGTCTCGTTCCTCTCTGTTCCCCTGTGGAGAGCTAACCCAGCTCAGGTCCATGGTTCTGTGAGTGTGCTGTTTTCACAGTGTTAGTGCCACAGGCTTCTTCTGCATCAGTGTCAACTCACAAACGTGATAAACCACCCGCAGTAGCTCACCTGCACTAACACACAGTTCTGGGTATATTAGTGTTGTTGTGTCCGGTGGTTGTGCGTCTGTTGTAAACATTGTGTGGGTTTATGGAAACTTCATTAAGCTGCATGGCTGGGGAAGGTGGGTTCTCTGTCACCCCCTGCTGCTCTCTATAACAACACCATCACAGAAACCTTGTTCCCTGCTTTTTAGTCTTCTTCATGCAAGTAGACACCTCTAAGTCAAATGCTGTAtttcacatatacacacaaacactcatgcacaaaatcatgttgtttttttttgtgcatacACACATCGTGTGTTTGTGCCATTGCATTGTCTGCGTGCAGACTGGGACAGAGACCAACCTTCCCTGCCATTTAAAAGCCATAAGACCATCAATCTGACCAGTATGGATCCGATACTTCTAGGTTCCCCTGATTCGAACACTGCAAACTCCAGCCTGGATTTCACCTCGCGCATGACCTCGGAAACCCTGTTGCCCAAAGAGCTCACCGCCAACCCAGTAGTCGTAAGTTACCCAGAATCACTCAGGTTGACTCAGGTTTGGTCAGATTTTAACCTGTCATTGTTCCCGGCCCtgtgattttcttcttttttcaaaaatatgtgGGCATTATGTCTCTCTGCAGGATTTGGCTTCAAATGGAGTTAATGGAAGTTTCTATCAGAAGTCGGTGACCATGAGGAACAAAGGTAAAGAACAGAGGGCAAAATCAGAAAAGTTATGAAATTGATCTCGATGACTGTGTCTGTACtgaacataaaaatacacaagttaGGTGCAATTTTGTTGATGTGGGAGAACATGGCACTCAGTCCAGCACATACCTCCGCAAAGGGCCGAaaatccccttaaattcaatcaagatccaccatatttcacacactcatagaaatcagttcccttaatgttcctgatttatttattcatatcaaaatccatgaattttttctctgagaaaacagtgaaaatgttgaaaaatgcattgTTAACCCACatcctgatctggatccacaccaaaattgatATAGTGCATCCttccaaacaaataaaccaacaaacagacagggctgaaaacattggcggaggtaattaCTGTGGATAATATTAATCTTTATTGTCTAATACATCTTAGGCaacatgcactgtgtgtgtaaTTCATATTAAAGCGATATCGTATTTTTCTCCTCTGGTtaaatgtgtttctctcctcacttTATCCTGTTCTCCATTTCTCATGTAGAGTCAGAACCCATATCTTTGAAAAACTTAAAACGGCGGTCAGAGTTTTTTGAacaaggtaaaaagaaaaaaaagaacaagcaCTGACCAAAGAGGGGTGGGCTTGTCTTTATATTCATATAACGTCTGTGTAATCTGTTGGCTGGGTTCTCTGTGCCTCTGTGTCATTTCTGCGTCTCTGCTGAAGTTCTCAGCTTTCCAAGGGTTTTTTGCATGTTCTTGTCCGCCTCATGTTAAATGCATAAGGAACCCGTTATGAATTGATAATCATGTCAGGACTGAAATCCTCCATGGCTCTTTCTTGggacttttccttttttgtgacAGTCTTGTCTGGTGCCAAAGCTTTAACCCTTGTGCCCCTTCCCTCCTTCAGGCGGCTCAGGGTCCAGTGTCAGTGCGCTGGTCTACCTCTGTGGTAAACTGGGTTGAATGTGCAGTGATCTCCTCACCTTCACCTGGTACAGCCTGGGACACTGACATCCTGTTTAAGAAactattttaataattcataataataaaaatagacCTAAAGAAAtactaaaaaatgaaaagagaatatTAAAAAGTCCGCGTATTTGGCTGCGGAAGAATGAACAGAATGTCAGAACCAGTGTCAGCGTACCAAccacaaatacaaatctgaaactcctgttgtttttgtggtgtTTCTGAGTGGTGTCCAGGTTTAATGCATGGTTACGCAGTTTGCTGAGCATGAACTGAAAAGCCTTCCTGTTGCTTTCTCGGCGTGCATGTGTTGAACTGTTTGTCGTTTACTGTCAGAGCGGCTACGCTGAACTTTTGCTGCCTCTTGTGCTGCTGATGCATGTGTTTCCCtttcagtttgtccagtttcACGATCCATTTATTGATTTTCATATTCAGAACTATTGGTGTGGCAATGTGAATGTCAACAAGTGGGTGATCTTTGAATTGAGCGAATCAATCAACAAGGTGAAATTTGACCTTTGCTGCTTTGAGGCCGATGAAAAACATCAATTAACTTtggtttaaaatgtcatttgCAATCATAAATTGATGCTTGACTTTAAAAAACGAAATTGAAGCTTTAATAAGCCGCTCAACTTTGTGTTGTGACGGCCTCAGGGTTAACTTGGATATTCACATCTTGTTTCATTGGTCTGTCTCTGCACGCTACAAGTACTGACTtggtgattttctttgtttttaaggaGGATCAGAGTCTGCGATGCCAGATGTGAGTAATATTACCGGTGCATCAAAGCAGTTTGACATGACAATATATTTGAAAGCAGATACCACGAAGCCTGGATCCATAATTATGCATTTGACATGCACTGCTAGTTCACTTCAGAGGCAGGTTCACTCTGCTTCACCTCGTTATTCCACTGACTGCAGGAAACCTCAATTTGATTATGAATCattgaatatataaaaagtaTATACGAAGATGTATATATGAACCGAACATACTCAGGATCGAGggttatatatattatatccaTTGTAATTTTGGGCTATAAAGATCAAATTGACTTGGCAATAACACATTATCTACTGATAACTGCAATGATGCATTTGCCttatattacaaatataataGAGTTACAGATGTGGACAGATGTTTAATTGCTGTTTCAAGCAAAACACCAGAGGCAGTCGGAGGTGTCAGGAAACAACAGGTTAAATACGCCAGGTGTTCCAGCGGACCGATGTCACAAGCCCTCTGATATGTTTGCCCTCTTTTTTCAGATGCCTGTTCCCTCAATCACTCCCTCCTCCAGCCGCTGGTCCTGGGACCCGGAGGACGAGCGCAGGAGACAAGAGAAATGGCAGAAGGAACAGGAGCGCCTCCTACAGGTACGTAAAGGCACACGCATGTAGCAGTGATGTTACGTTACACCCCCAGCCTATACTAAAGGAGTCTAGTAAAACAGTCCTGCGATAAATCCTTCCCACGTGAAGATTATTTTTAGATGGTGAATTTATTAATCCGGGCAGTAAATTCCACTGTTGCAGCTTTAAGTCATATATGTCATAAAAACAGGAATGAAGTCTCAAAACAAAGGAATAAGGACACTCAACATCTGCCCAAAACAGACTTGGATTAGTGTTGTATCAGACTGCAGTAGGTTTAGATAgctgtacctaataaactggacATGGAGTTTGTAGCCCAtttaaaataatggaaaatacCAAATGAAGCAACCTCAAAATTCATTTGATCTGATAACCAGCTGTAAATCAGTTCTGTGTCCCATGTCCCAATGAGACGAGAGCACCGCGAAGCAGTGTCTGCTCCCAATaggctgaaaacagaaaacctcaGACAGGGCTCAGGCTGCTGAAGGTAAAGCATCTGTCGAGTAGCCAATTTAAATGTAGTAGAATCCtgtcaaaacatttttctgCGGGTTTATTTCTGGATGGAGATCAAAGGTGTCCGAGCAGAGCGTTACTCCTCCAGTCTTTCTCCCTGTTGGATAAACGGCCTGATTTCATGATGTGCCCGGGAGACTTCCTGCCCAGGGCAAGCTTCTCTAGGTTCTTATCGACTCAGGATGGTTAGGTAACGTGTAGGTGAGCTTGGTAGtatatgaaaataatacaaGCGTCTTTTTATTCTCCATTTCATTACTTTGACCCCCAGTTGGTGCACAAGCCAAGGAGAGAAAAAGTTACTATGATTTTTTTAGTAGTTGTAGTATTTTTTGTATGGGAAACACTTTGGAGCCATAACCACAAGTTGGAattgtgtgtcagcagcagtttgcagATCCTAAAATGCTTTACACAGACAGAATGTGGAGACCTACAGCTTTTAGATTTGTCAAGATTGTGTGAAGATTGTGTGAAGATTGAGTCCATAACAAACCTAAAGTGGCGTGAAATGCTTTCAGCCACATTTGTAGCAGTGTAgctgtgtagtgtgtgtgcgtgtgtgtgtgtggaccttACCCCCAGCCACTttgagagtgaaagagggaCAGTCATTCTACCGTTGCCactcatcgtcatcatcatcaacatctgaCCTATGACCTCCAATCTCTCGACCTATATTTTTCATCCAGGAGAAATATAAGCGCGaccaggagaagctgcaggaggagtgGCTGAAGTCTCAGGAGGAGATCGACAACCCCGTGGACCAACCAGATTTTGCAAAGGTATTTTAAATCTGCAGGGAGGAACTTCTGTCTCCCCCTTCTGGTAATGGCAGTTAACTCCAAATATTTTGCATATGCCAACCTGTCTATGGGTAGAGAGGCACCAACCGAGGTTACCCTCAGTTCCTTCCCATCAGCTCCTAAAAGCCTCAGCAGTCGTCTTTTCTGAATGCAGggtttctttatttatctgtaGCTCAGAAACTTGTCTTGAACACTTCTCAGGTTCCCCCGTCAAACTCTTGGCTTTCAAGCCTGCTCCGTCTCCGTTGTTATGTGGTTTGTTCTGCTCTTCATCTCTTGCAAACCAATCTTTAGTGCTGGTTTTAAAACTAATTGCTACCGGTGCAATGTGCAGGATTATCTCCACAGATACCAGATTTAAAACTCATTTAGAACTAAATACTCCGTGGTGTACAGAGAGATTTACCTGCAGCGGATTGGCTTTATCGGTATTAGTAGTATCAGAATTCTTTTGGTGGGACTCGAGTGTAATTTTCATTTATATGTATTCATCCTACACAGCTTTAATGTGTCTAAATGAATACCTAAATACCTGAAACATCAATTGGTGCCATCACAAGGTGGCAATAAGCTCTGAATCATGACATTACATTGGATAAATCAATCCAAAGGGATTTGATTATGCAGCAGTTGcatgtgcagactctggctttTAAGAAGCAGAACAACGTTCAGTCATGTGGATATTCACACAGGAGACTCAGCATGTGTGGGTATATCCTCTCTGTAATGCCAGCTCATGTTTTGCAATAAGAAAAACTCAGcaatttcaaaacatttactgATTTTGGTCACCACAGGGAATTTCTCCATTATTGTTTCAGTTCCTCCTGGAGGGTTAATGAGCGTGTGATCAATTGAGGTTCTCATGTGCTCCaacactttctctttttctttcatctgtctgtgcagccCGGCAGCCTGGAGGGGAACAGCCACAGCGTCAGCCCACACTCGCCACTCTTTCCTGTCAACCAGCCCACTTCTTCTCAgcgggaagaggaagagagaaagaggaaggaggagcaggagcaggagcgccgaaggcaggaggaggagaagaggaagcgggaggaggaggagcaagagCTGCGGCGTCTgcgggaggagagggagaggaaggagaggcaggcggaggaggagaggaagaggagggaggaggagaggaagaggagggaggaagaggagaggcaggcggaggaggagaagaagaggagggatgaggaggagagggagaggaggaggagtgaggaggaggagaggaagagtagGGAGGAGGaactgaggaggagagaggagcagagggaggaggagcggAGGTGGCAGGAAGCTTCGGAGCAGCAGCGCAGAGAGCGGGAGCGAgccttccagcagcagcagctgcagcagcagcagcagcagctgcagcagcagcagcagcagtggtcaGTAGAGACGCTGCTTCCTCCTGTTCTCTGCATAACACTCACATGTCTTTTGTCCGTCATGCACATATGAACACACTCACATGTCAAACATTACGTGCTTTATCATCTGTGCATGAACATAACTGCAACTAACGTGTTTGCATGTGCTTTGTCATCAACCTCTGTGCTGTCACCCATCTCTCTGCACACCGCTCATCACCAAAGGGCTGCTGGCTCCGATGGCTTTAACATGCATCCTCCACTGTCCTTTACTGACAGGTCAGTACAGGATCTGTGGTTAATAAACTGCACCTGCAGCCTGGAGATAAGGTTTCTTTTTATATTCAGCTAATCGGCCAATGTCGCAGATAAAACCTTCTCGTACAACGCAAACCTTTTATCCCATGCATATTTACTTTATTACCTGTTTTGATCAATAGTAACAATAATGCCTGAGTGTTATCCCAATTTATtacaatatttcaatataatcGCTTTAAAAAGTTGTATTAATAAAAACTTAACGACAGATCCCAAATATATATTGCGTATCTATATGCTGTACAATGGCATATAGAATGGAAATAGAAAGACCCAACAGTCTCTCtttgaattcaatcaaaatgcgcacattaataattcatatcagttccctaaatatgcctgatatTCTTCCTGGGAAAATAGTGGATATGTCAAAAAATGTCAGtgtcaaagaataaaaaataaatccaacatTCCTTCtaccatgtttaaaaaaaatcagttcaGTCGCTTTTCttgagacacaaacagcaatgaGAACAgaaccttggcagaggtaacaatcactaaatgatttaaaattcaCTATAATGCAGTTTTGAGTGTTAATTAATGTATTTGTTAACAACTGTAGCTCCTCCTGTGGACATTCATGTGGAGGCTGCTGTATAAAGAACAACAAGATGGTATCATACAGTTGtaatgatataaaaaatgtcttcatatgTGAAGTAATAGTTTATAAATGCTAAATGGGAGGGACAGTGAAGGGAATTTTGCAACAGGACTCATCTTGGTGACACAGTTTGTCTGAATTGTACCAAAGCTGCCAAAACAGCGCATGATCCTGCCAAAACCTCTACGCCAGTTTTTAAGAAACAAGAAGAATTTCTCACTCATACGTCATTTTAAcctaaaaataacaacagaaagcagagagaaactgaaagcATTACAGTACAGACATAACTCAGCATTATATATGTCATACGAGTCATTATTTTTTCTACACTTTTCCTGCACAGAAGAAAATGGTCTTGTCTTTACTGAGTAGCTGATGTTGTCCAGTAGAGGTTTTATATATGCATTTGaacaaaataactcaaacaGAAGGTCATGAAGTTGGAAGTCCTCCAGTAAGCGGGTTAGGTCTCCAGCTGGGATTGAAATTACCTGAGATTTGTCTGTAATCAGCAGTTTCCCTTTATGGACAAATACAATCAGCAGTGTCCCTTTATggacaaatacaattttattggGTCAAATCAAGGAACACTGTTGTGTAACAAAAGTGAGATATTCTTTATTATTGAGTCGGTCGTACTCCTGGtcacaaaaaaagtcaaatgaattGGTTTGATTTCTAGATTAGTATATATAGTTTATTACTGAttactgtaattttttttaattacatgttttcttttgtctgacAGGGTAAAATCCCAATCGTCTCCTCAGCTCGACGAAGAGGAAAAACCTCAGAGGAGAGGTCAGTTTTCTATATTCATTCTGCATTAATTAAGTTTTACTATAAAAGTAC encodes the following:
- the lmo7a gene encoding LIM domain only protein 7 isoform X6, which encodes MEWREQSSVGCDEAFSEAQRWIEAVTKKTFGSNDFRSALENGVLLCDLINKIRPGVVKRVNRLPTPIAGLDNLNVFLRACGKLGLKEAQLFHPGDLQDLSTRVTVKHQETNRRLKNVLITIFWLGRRAQCDRVYNGPHLNFKAFEGLLGTALYKALQESSSQKGSNVRDSGFGDSWYSEREELYQLREGGGGGSGGSGHRRDDSLDSLDSLGSRPHSISSDTTLKGSSEGCCSDTEADSVFRMAENKDGLSYRRSVVITPKTTTQFNQFLPSKDKTSGYVPAPLRKKRAERHEDNRRSWASPIYTEHDGTLTRSKSTSDIQVDSTVARQVRYEELQKHREQIKDTEDKWQDDLSKWKNRRRSVNSDIVKKKEERDQIEQVTIGGNRRSKTFKEMQEERDNKGKKSLGSRLGSLAYLDDEEDVFERPVTSPRTRTLPARSFTIDTPYNYFEPSEPSLKEDDPPAASPATGRAASPPTSRRVDVVDRPAGRDTTTTITPNLPPSSRGSLLNSAAGAPLQRSAVSERSRPTKTEEKTTTVVSERSRPTKTEEKTTTVVSSSSALQKVAEPRRPFLRAQTEVEAPSPGFLYKQQPQPSSMEPKPPGVSHVSASLPRSYQKSDSARLTSVVTARPFGTQASRITSLPRVFAMGDPNKRVNGDASKKSSVPSRYHQFMTPEDEAHSSSAHSSEDEEEEEEEEAAVTWGKTAPKSVTLTQSTSPVPAPPVRREAPVTPAPVSPAPVSPAPAKESSQENYCDMRINLNQKPNSSRDFGFQAAWDSTGARVTTIAPGSPAEMCQLQAGDEVLSVNSQQVAEMSYTDWKSCMEEALQDGSLVMDVRRHGKNNWDRDQPSLPFKSHKTINLTSMDPILLGSPDSNTANSSLDFTSRMTSETLLPKELTANPVVVSYPESLRLTQDLASNGVNGSFYQKSVTMRNKESEPISLKNLKRRSEFFEQGGSESAMPDMPVPSITPSSSRWSWDPEDERRRQEKWQKEQERLLQEKYKRDQEKLQEEWLKSQEEIDNPVDQPDFAKPGSLEGNSHSVSPHSPLFPVNQPTSSQREEEERKRKEEQEQERRRQEEEKRKREEEEQELRRLREERERKERQAEEERKRREEERKRREEEERQAEEEKKRRDEEERERRRSEEEERKSREEELRRREEQREEERRWQEASEQQRRERERAFQQQQLQQQQQQLQQQQQQWAAGSDGFNMHPPLSFTDRVKSQSSPQLDEEEKPQRRGVNVQPGGMAHWLLEKQLRSERDKQARSQRAASELEMERRNILNAMRYREPERVTGGSGLDERKGQQPLSHAELERQQILNEMKKKAPLLTDSSWIRQRSAAMAANKESDLPPMRRGDSLDNLDSYNSWRSSWTPRSNSYVQNYARPHSALSGSSSFYGGGQGLQRPTSSTLPSSYSMGSLRGGAGTPSSPWSRQTPSPSSLSPTTSPEPTSEAGALQQQSRSVSGKKICTFCDSPLGKGAAMIIESLGLCYHLTCFKCIDCTANLGGSEAGAEVRIRNKQLYCNSCYMRFKTGLPTAM
- the lmo7a gene encoding LIM domain only protein 7 isoform X24 codes for the protein MEWREQSSVGCDEAFSEAQRWIEAVTKKTFGSNDFRSALENGVLLCDLINKIRPGVVKRVNRLPTPIAGLDNLNVFLRACGKLGLKEAQLFHPGDLQDLSTRVTVKHQETNRRLKNVLITIFWLGRRAQCDRVYNGPHLNFKAFEGLLGTALYKALQESSSQKGSNVRDSGFGDSWYSEREELYQLREGGGGGSGGSGHRRDDSLDSLDSLGSRPHSISSDTTLKGSSEGCCSDTEADSVFRMAENKDGLSYRRSVVITPKTTTQFNQFLPSKDKTSGYVPAPLRKKRAERHEDNRRSWASPIYTEHDGTLTRELPTQESIDGSKSTSDIQVDSTVARQVRYEELQKHREQIKDTEDKWQDDLSKWKNRRRSVNSDIVKKKEERDQIEQVTIGGNRRSKTFKEMQEERDNKGKKSLGSRLGSLAYLDDEEDVFERPVTSPRTRTLPARSFTIDTPYNYFEPSEPSLKEDDPPAASPATGRAASPPTSRRVDVVDRPAGRDTTTTITPNLPPSSRGSLLNSAAGAPLQRSAVSERSRPTKTEEKTTTVVSERSRPTKTEEKTTTVVSSSSALQKVAEPRRPFLRAQTEVEAPSPGFLYKQQPQPSSMEPKPPGVSHVSASLPRSYQKSDSARLTSVVTARPFGTQASRITSLPRVFAMGDPNKRVNGDASKKSSVPSRYHQFMTPEDEAHSSSAHSSEDEEEEEEEEAAVTWGKTAPKSVTLTQSTSPVPAPPVRREAPVTPAPVSPAPVSPAPAKESSQENYCDMRINLNQKPNSSRDFGFQAAWDSTGARVTTIAPGSPAEMCQLQAGDEVLSVNSQQVAEMSYTDWKSCMEEALQDGSLVMDVRRHGKNNWDRDQPSLPFKSHKTINLTSMDPILLGSPDSNTANSSLDFTSRMTSETLLPKELTANPVVDLASNGVNGSFYQKSVTMRNKESEPISLKNLKRRSEFFEQGGSESAMPDMPVPSITPSSSRWSWDPEDERRRQEKWQKEQERLLQEKYKRDQEKLQEEWLKSQEEIDNPVDQPDFAKPGSLEGNSHSVSPHSPLFPVNQPTSSQREEEERKRKEEQEQERRRQEEEKRKREEEEQELRRLREERERKERQAEEERKRREEERKRREEEERQAEEEKKRRDEEERERRRSEEEERKSREEELRRREEQREEERRWQEASEQQRRERERAFQQQQLQQQQQQLQQQQQQWAAGSDGFNMHPPLSFTDRVKSQSSPQLDEEEKPQRRVTGGSGLDERKGQQPLSHAELERQQILNEMKKKAPLLTDSSWIRQRSAAMAANKESDLPPMRRGDSLDNLDSYNSWRSSWTPRSNSYVQNYARPHSALSGSSSFYGGGQGLQRPTSSTLPSSYSMGSLRGGAGTPSSPWSRQTPSPSSLSPTTSPEPTSEAGALQQQSRSVSGKKICTFCDSPLGKGAAMIIESLGLCYHLTCFKCIDCTANLGGSEAGAEVRIRNKQLYCNSCYMRFKTGLPTAM